A stretch of the Agromyces larvae genome encodes the following:
- the aroB gene encoding 3-dehydroquinate synthase, with amino-acid sequence MSDEQTTGDDLTTIRVGADDGYDVVIGRGVLAGLADALGASVRKVLLVHPPTLGARAAELRESMVDRYEVLLAEIPDAESGKRVEVAAFCWQILGQADFTRTDAIVGFGGGAVTDIAGFVAATWLRGVRIVQVPTTVLGMVDAAVGGKTGINTNEGKNLVGAFWPPAAVLCDLDLLDTLPKNEILAGFAEVVKAGFIRYPEILDLVEADPDRATDPATPEFRRCIELAIRMKAEVVSEDFREAGLREILNYGHTLGHAVEHAERYQWRHGAAVAVGLAFAAELGRLSGRLSDEVADRHKRVLDLLSLPTSYPAGRWNTLLATMQRDKKARAGQLRFIVLDDLAKPTVMHAPDQSLLFAAYQEIAS; translated from the coding sequence ATGAGCGACGAGCAGACGACCGGCGACGACCTGACGACCATCCGGGTGGGCGCCGACGACGGTTACGACGTCGTGATCGGCCGCGGCGTGCTGGCCGGGCTCGCCGACGCCCTCGGGGCGTCGGTGCGCAAGGTGCTGCTCGTGCACCCGCCGACGCTCGGCGCCCGCGCGGCCGAGCTCCGCGAGTCGATGGTCGACCGGTACGAGGTGCTGCTCGCCGAGATCCCCGACGCCGAGTCGGGCAAGCGCGTCGAGGTGGCGGCGTTCTGCTGGCAGATCCTCGGCCAGGCCGACTTCACCCGCACCGACGCGATCGTCGGCTTCGGCGGGGGCGCGGTGACCGATATCGCCGGGTTCGTCGCGGCGACCTGGTTGCGCGGCGTGCGCATCGTGCAGGTGCCCACCACCGTGCTCGGCATGGTCGACGCGGCCGTCGGCGGCAAGACCGGCATCAACACGAACGAGGGCAAGAACCTGGTCGGCGCGTTCTGGCCGCCCGCGGCGGTGCTGTGCGACCTCGACCTGCTCGACACGCTGCCGAAGAACGAGATCCTGGCCGGGTTCGCCGAGGTCGTGAAGGCCGGATTCATCCGGTACCCCGAGATCCTCGACCTCGTCGAGGCCGACCCCGACCGGGCGACGGACCCCGCGACGCCCGAGTTCCGCCGCTGCATCGAGCTCGCGATCCGCATGAAGGCGGAGGTCGTCTCCGAGGACTTCCGCGAGGCGGGCCTGCGCGAGATCCTGAACTACGGGCACACGCTCGGCCACGCGGTCGAGCACGCCGAGCGGTACCAGTGGCGGCACGGCGCGGCGGTCGCGGTCGGCCTGGCGTTCGCCGCCGAACTGGGGCGGCTGAGCGGGCGGCTGAGCGACGAGGTCGCCGACCGGCACAAGCGCGTGCTCGACCTGCTGAGCCTGCCGACGAGTTACCCGGCCGGCCGGTGGAACACGCTGCTGGCCACCATGCAGCGCGACAAGAAGGCGCGCGCCGGCCAGCTGCGGTTCATCGTGCTCGACGATCTCGCCAAGCCGACGGTCATGCATGCGCCCGACCAGTCGCTGCTCTTCGCCGCGTACCAGGAGATCGCGTCGTGA
- a CDS encoding shikimate kinase, whose protein sequence is MARLSLPVVLIGPMGAGKTRVGMRLAASAGAPFIDTDARIVERHGTIPDIFAERGEPGFRELEREVVAEALHEDAVVSLGGGAVLDPGTRRDLAELPVVWLRVTPQAVASRLAGGGRPLLVDGGIDAWRRINTEREPVYASLADLTIDTSRRSVARIVADITGRFGVHE, encoded by the coding sequence GTGGCGCGGCTGAGCCTGCCGGTCGTGCTCATCGGCCCGATGGGCGCCGGCAAGACCCGGGTCGGCATGCGGCTCGCCGCATCGGCCGGCGCGCCGTTCATCGACACCGATGCGCGCATCGTCGAACGGCACGGCACGATCCCCGACATCTTCGCCGAGCGCGGCGAACCGGGGTTCCGCGAGCTCGAGCGCGAGGTCGTCGCCGAGGCGCTGCACGAAGACGCGGTCGTCTCGCTCGGCGGCGGCGCCGTGCTCGACCCCGGCACCCGTCGTGATCTCGCCGAGCTTCCCGTGGTCTGGCTGCGGGTCACGCCGCAGGCGGTGGCCTCGCGGCTGGCGGGCGGCGGGCGCCCGCTGCTCGTCGACGGCGGCATCGACGCCTGGCGACGCATCAACACCGAGCGCGAACCGGTCTACGCCTCGCTCGCCGACCTCACGATCGACACCTCGCGCCGCTCGGTCGCGCGGATCGTCGCCGACATCACCGGGCGATTCGGAGTGCACGAATGA
- a CDS encoding type II 3-dehydroquinate dehydratase yields the protein MTQTILVLNGPNLGRLGTREPEVYGSETLADIGAQLEASAPDLTIDLRQTDDEAELISWIHEAVDRKLPVVLNPAAFTHYSYALRDAAAQLKQAGVPLVEVHLSNPHTRETFRHTSVISGVATGVIAGFGAESYRLAVDWIQRSLG from the coding sequence GTGACGCAGACGATCCTCGTGCTGAACGGACCGAACCTCGGCCGGCTCGGCACCCGCGAGCCCGAGGTGTACGGGTCCGAGACCCTCGCCGACATCGGAGCGCAGCTCGAGGCATCCGCACCCGACCTGACGATCGACCTGCGCCAGACCGACGACGAGGCCGAGCTCATCTCGTGGATCCACGAGGCCGTCGACCGGAAGCTGCCCGTGGTGCTGAACCCGGCCGCGTTCACGCACTACAGCTACGCGCTGCGCGACGCCGCCGCCCAGCTGAAGCAGGCGGGCGTGCCGCTCGTCGAGGTGCACCTGTCGAACCCGCACACGCGCGAGACGTTCCGGCACACGAGCGTCATCTCGGGCGTCGCGACCGGGGTGATCGCCGGGTTCGGCGCCGAGTCGTACCGTCTGGCGGTCGACTGGATCCAGCGCTCGCTCGGCTGA
- a CDS encoding shikimate dehydrogenase: protein MGTEPQPGHGDVRLAVLGSPIAHSKSPLLHAAAYRALGLDWEYTAIEVDERGLAGFLDSCDASWRGLSLTFPLKHEVLGLVDELDRVAVLAGAANTVRFADGRRLGFNTDVGGIVNSLREQDVASVDRAAIVGAGATAASALIAIADLGGRAVDVYLRTPGKAAGLVALGERLEVAVRAHPITALSDASGGTQLVIATLPGGTDPGVEASVALRRDAFLLDVVYGHWPTALASQWLEAGGRVADGLGMLLHQALLQVRVFAHGSPGVPLDGEARVLAAMRAALV, encoded by the coding sequence ATGGGGACTGAACCGCAGCCCGGGCACGGCGACGTGCGGCTCGCCGTCCTCGGCTCGCCGATCGCGCACTCGAAGAGCCCGCTGCTGCACGCCGCCGCGTACCGCGCGCTCGGCCTCGACTGGGAGTACACCGCGATCGAGGTCGACGAACGCGGCCTGGCCGGGTTCCTCGACTCGTGCGACGCGAGCTGGCGGGGCCTGTCGCTGACGTTCCCGTTGAAGCACGAGGTGCTGGGGCTGGTCGACGAGCTCGACCGGGTGGCCGTCCTGGCGGGCGCCGCGAACACGGTCCGGTTCGCCGACGGGCGTCGACTCGGGTTCAACACCGATGTCGGCGGCATCGTGAACTCGCTGCGCGAGCAGGACGTCGCATCCGTCGACCGCGCTGCGATCGTCGGGGCCGGCGCGACGGCCGCGTCGGCGCTCATCGCGATCGCCGATCTGGGCGGGCGCGCCGTGGACGTCTACCTGCGCACGCCCGGGAAGGCGGCCGGGCTGGTCGCGCTCGGCGAGCGGCTGGAGGTCGCGGTGCGCGCGCATCCGATCACGGCGCTGTCGGATGCCTCGGGCGGAACCCAGCTCGTGATCGCGACGCTGCCCGGCGGCACCGATCCGGGGGTCGAGGCGTCCGTTGCGCTCCGACGGGACGCGTTCCTGCTCGACGTCGTCTACGGGCACTGGCCGACCGCGCTCGCGTCGCAGTGGCTCGAGGCGGGCGGCCGGGTCGCCGACGGCCTCGGGATGCTGCTGCATCAGGCGCTGCTCCAGGTGCGGGTGTTCGCGCACGGGTCGCCCGGGGTTCCGCTCGACGGCGAGGCGCGCGTGCTCGCCGCGATGCGCGCGGCGCTCGTCTGA
- a CDS encoding aspartate carbamoyltransferase catalytic subunit, with the protein MRHLLSTRDLSRDQAIELLDIAEDMARVHEREVKKLPTLRGKTVVNLFFEDSTRTRISFEAAAKRLSADVINFSAKGSSVSKGESLKDTAQTLAAIGADGVVIRHGASGAPQVLAHSGWIDAGVINAGDGTHEHPTQALLDAFTLRRRIHGPGASRGRDLDGVRVVIVGDVLHSRVARSNVWLLDTLGATVDLVAPPTLLPVDTSAWPARIGYDLDEAVDSAPDAVMMLRIQQERMHGGFFPNSREYARAWGLDDERFRRLPADTMVMHPGPMNRGLEISAAAADSAQSSVLEQVANGVSVRMAALYLLLAGEEDAR; encoded by the coding sequence ATGCGCCACCTGCTGTCGACCCGCGACCTCTCCCGCGACCAGGCGATCGAGCTGCTCGACATCGCCGAGGACATGGCCCGCGTGCACGAGCGCGAGGTCAAGAAGCTGCCGACGCTGCGCGGCAAGACCGTCGTCAACCTGTTCTTCGAGGACTCGACACGCACCCGCATCTCGTTCGAAGCCGCCGCGAAGCGGCTGAGCGCCGACGTCATCAACTTCAGCGCCAAGGGCTCGAGCGTCTCGAAGGGCGAGAGCCTGAAGGACACCGCGCAGACCCTCGCCGCGATCGGCGCCGACGGCGTCGTCATCCGCCACGGCGCGTCGGGCGCGCCCCAGGTGCTCGCGCACAGCGGATGGATCGACGCAGGCGTGATCAACGCCGGCGACGGCACGCACGAGCACCCCACGCAGGCGCTGCTCGACGCCTTCACGCTGCGCCGGCGCATCCACGGGCCGGGCGCGTCGCGCGGACGCGACCTCGACGGGGTGCGCGTCGTCATCGTCGGCGACGTGCTGCACTCCCGGGTCGCCCGATCGAACGTGTGGCTGCTCGACACGCTCGGCGCGACCGTCGACCTCGTCGCCCCGCCCACGCTGCTGCCGGTCGACACGAGCGCCTGGCCGGCGCGCATCGGCTACGACCTCGACGAGGCCGTCGACTCGGCCCCCGACGCGGTCATGATGCTGCGCATCCAGCAGGAGCGCATGCACGGCGGGTTCTTCCCGAACAGCCGCGAGTACGCCCGCGCGTGGGGCCTCGACGACGAGCGATTCCGCCGTCTACCGGCCGATACGATGGTCATGCACCCCGGCCCGATGAATCGCGGCCTCGAGATCTCTGCCGCCGCCGCCGACTCCGCGCAGTCGAGCGTGCTCGAGCAGGTTGCGAATGGAGTCTCCGTGAGAATGGCCGCCCTCTACCTGCTGCTCGCCGGTGAGGAGGACGCCCGATGA
- the aroC gene encoding chorismate synthase, translated as MLRWLTAGESHGPELVAILEGLPAGTPVSLDAIRDDLARRKLGYGRGARMKFEQDELAISGGVRHGVSLGSPIALRVGNTEWPKWQQVMSPEPVDPDSLGRGRGAPLTRPRPGHADLVGMQKYGFDEARPVLERASARETAARVALGAVAKAFLAELGIRTVAHTLSIGPVRVPDGAPLPVPDDVDRLDADPLRCFDPATSELMVAEVDAAHKDGDTLGGVVEVLVYGVPPGLGSYTHWDRRLDGRLAGALMGIQAIKGVEVGDGFETTRRRGSVAHDELHLADGRIVRGSDRAGGTEGGMSTGTVLRVRAGMKPIATVPHALPTVDVATGEPAPAHHQRSDVCAVPAAGVVAEAMVALVVADAVLEKFGGDSVAETRRNLTTYLAAIPESLATAGTADAAVVGLA; from the coding sequence ATGCTCCGTTGGCTCACCGCCGGAGAGTCCCACGGCCCTGAGCTCGTGGCGATCCTCGAGGGTCTCCCCGCCGGCACCCCCGTCTCACTCGACGCGATCCGCGACGATCTCGCGCGCCGCAAGCTCGGCTACGGCCGGGGTGCGCGCATGAAGTTCGAGCAGGACGAACTGGCGATCTCGGGCGGGGTGCGCCACGGGGTGAGCCTCGGCAGCCCGATCGCGCTGCGCGTCGGCAACACCGAGTGGCCCAAGTGGCAGCAGGTGATGAGCCCCGAGCCCGTCGACCCCGACTCGCTGGGTCGCGGCCGCGGCGCCCCGCTCACCCGGCCCCGACCGGGTCACGCCGACCTCGTGGGCATGCAGAAGTACGGCTTCGACGAGGCGCGGCCGGTGCTCGAGCGCGCGAGCGCCCGCGAGACCGCCGCCCGGGTCGCGCTCGGCGCGGTCGCGAAGGCGTTCCTCGCCGAACTCGGCATCCGCACGGTGGCGCACACGCTGTCGATCGGGCCCGTCCGCGTGCCCGACGGCGCGCCGCTGCCCGTGCCCGACGACGTCGACCGGCTCGACGCCGACCCGCTGCGCTGCTTCGACCCGGCGACGAGCGAGCTGATGGTCGCCGAGGTCGACGCCGCCCACAAGGACGGCGACACCCTCGGCGGTGTCGTCGAGGTGCTCGTGTACGGCGTGCCCCCGGGGCTCGGCTCGTACACGCACTGGGATCGCCGTCTCGACGGCCGGCTCGCCGGCGCGCTCATGGGCATCCAGGCGATCAAGGGCGTCGAGGTGGGCGACGGGTTCGAGACGACCCGGCGCCGCGGCTCGGTCGCGCACGACGAACTGCATCTGGCCGACGGGCGCATCGTGCGCGGCTCCGACCGCGCGGGCGGCACCGAGGGCGGCATGTCGACGGGCACCGTGCTGCGCGTGCGCGCCGGGATGAAGCCGATCGCGACGGTTCCGCACGCGCTGCCGACCGTCGACGTCGCGACCGGCGAGCCGGCCCCGGCGCACCATCAGCGTTCCGACGTCTGCGCGGTTCCGGCCGCCGGCGTGGTCGCCGAGGCGATGGTCGCGCTCGTCGTGGCCGACGCGGTGCTCGAGAAGTTCGGCGGCGACTCGGTCGCCGAGACGCGCCGCAACCTCACCACCTACCTCGCCGCGATCCCCGAGTCGCTCGCGACCGCCGGCACCGCCGACGCGGCGGTCGTCGGCCTGGCCTGA
- a CDS encoding dihydroorotase: MTAPAYLITGAALADGSRTDLLLEGGVIAEIGSGLSSADATRIDADGLIALPGLVDLHTHLREPGYEQSETVLTGTRAAAAGGYTAVFAMANTSPVADTAGVVEQELALGEAAGYATVQPIGAVTVGLAGERLAELGAMARSRAQVRVFSDDGFCVHDPLLMRRALEYVKAFDGVIAQHAQEPRLTEGAQMNEGALSGELGLAGWPAVAEEAIIARDVLLAEHVGSRLHVCHVSTAGSVEVIRWAKARGIQVTAEVTPHHLLLTEDLVAGYDSRFKVNPPLRSRDDVEAVREALADGTIDIVATDHAPHPVEAKEVEWAAAANGMVGLESALSVVQHAMVDTGLLSWSDVARVMSETPARIGRLTGHGTPLEVGAPAELTLVDPTASREFAAGDLVGRSVNSPYLGRTLPGRVVATIHRGRATVLDGAVRSVDEVASRGGER, encoded by the coding sequence ATGACCGCGCCCGCCTACCTCATCACGGGCGCCGCGCTCGCCGACGGCTCGCGCACCGACCTCCTCCTCGAGGGCGGCGTCATCGCCGAGATCGGTTCGGGCCTGAGCTCCGCGGATGCCACGCGCATCGACGCCGACGGGCTCATCGCGCTGCCCGGGCTCGTCGACCTGCACACGCACCTGCGCGAGCCCGGCTACGAGCAGAGCGAGACGGTGCTCACCGGCACCCGGGCCGCCGCCGCCGGCGGCTACACCGCGGTGTTCGCGATGGCGAACACGTCGCCGGTCGCCGACACCGCCGGCGTCGTCGAGCAGGAGCTCGCGCTCGGCGAGGCCGCCGGCTACGCCACCGTGCAGCCGATCGGCGCCGTCACCGTCGGTCTCGCGGGCGAACGGCTCGCCGAGCTCGGCGCCATGGCCCGCTCGCGCGCCCAGGTGCGGGTGTTCAGCGACGACGGCTTCTGCGTGCACGACCCGCTGCTCATGCGGCGCGCGCTCGAGTACGTGAAGGCGTTCGACGGCGTCATCGCCCAGCACGCGCAGGAGCCGCGGCTCACCGAGGGCGCCCAGATGAACGAGGGCGCGCTGTCGGGCGAGCTCGGGCTCGCCGGATGGCCCGCGGTCGCCGAGGAGGCGATCATCGCGCGCGACGTGCTGCTCGCCGAGCACGTCGGCAGCCGCCTGCACGTGTGCCATGTCTCGACCGCGGGCAGCGTCGAGGTGATCCGCTGGGCGAAGGCCCGCGGCATCCAGGTCACCGCAGAAGTGACCCCGCACCACCTGCTGCTCACCGAGGACCTGGTGGCGGGCTACGACTCCCGCTTCAAGGTGAACCCGCCGCTGCGCAGCCGCGATGACGTCGAGGCGGTGCGGGAGGCGCTCGCCGACGGCACCATCGACATCGTCGCGACCGACCACGCGCCGCACCCGGTCGAGGCGAAGGAGGTCGAGTGGGCCGCCGCCGCGAACGGCATGGTCGGGCTCGAGTCCGCGCTGTCGGTCGTGCAGCACGCGATGGTCGACACCGGCCTGCTGAGCTGGTCCGACGTCGCCCGCGTGATGAGCGAGACGCCGGCCCGTATCGGCCGCCTCACCGGGCACGGCACGCCGCTCGAGGTCGGTGCGCCGGCCGAGCTGACCCTCGTCGACCCGACCGCGAGCCGCGAGTTCGCCGCCGGCGACCTGGTCGGCCGCAGCGTGAACTCGCCGTACCTCGGACGCACCCTGCCCGGGCGGGTCGTCGCGACGATCCACCGCGGCCGGGCCACCGTGCTCGACGGGGCGGTCAGGTCCGTCGACGAGGTCGCCTCGAGGGGCGGCGAGCGCTGA
- the pyrR gene encoding bifunctional pyr operon transcriptional regulator/uracil phosphoribosyltransferase PyrR has protein sequence MARVVLGQADIQRALTRISHEILESNKGGSDLVILGIPTRGVALARRIAETIARIEPGASAPAGSLDVTMYRDDLARTRTRTPAPTEVPDDGIDGKTVVLVDDVLYSGRTIRAAFDALNDLGRARAVRLAVLVDRGHREFPIRADFVGKNLPSSKTERISVRLVETDGEDAVVIEGADD, from the coding sequence TTGGCACGCGTCGTGCTCGGTCAGGCTGACATCCAGCGGGCGTTGACCCGCATCTCGCACGAGATCCTCGAGTCCAACAAGGGCGGGTCCGATCTCGTCATCCTCGGGATCCCCACCAGGGGCGTGGCACTCGCCCGCCGCATCGCGGAGACCATCGCACGCATCGAGCCCGGGGCATCCGCGCCGGCCGGTTCGCTCGACGTGACGATGTACCGCGACGACCTCGCCCGCACCCGCACGCGCACCCCCGCACCGACCGAGGTGCCCGACGACGGCATCGACGGCAAGACGGTGGTGCTCGTCGACGACGTGCTCTACTCGGGCCGCACCATCCGCGCCGCCTTCGACGCGCTGAACGACCTCGGCCGCGCCCGTGCGGTGCGACTCGCCGTGCTCGTCGACCGCGGGCACCGGGAGTTCCCGATCCGCGCCGACTTCGTCGGCAAGAACCTGCCCAGCTCGAAGACCGAGCGCATCTCGGTGCGGCTCGTCGAGACCGACGGCGAGGACGCCGTGGTCATCGAGGGGGCCGACGACTGA
- the mltG gene encoding endolytic transglycosylase MltG: protein MTHLPPDPDAAGDGIAADWQALLAGGAPPQRPAARGRASSGGGQTGGRQADGMLGAPRAPRPGGAGPSIGSAPTPPGDGSAPQRPAASTPPPAGAPGAPGASGADPGAPSGRPLTRREAREAERRREAELHGAAQEEPAAEQWPAEPVPDEQWPAEPVPDEKWPAEPVQAEQWPAEPVPDEQWPADPAEHSGAPDAWATEEADPFAAVLAADTVVRPNADPRAESGFPFAVEPAAPTTGRPSRAERREMAAVDELHALHDEPNTPKRRRRGAWGCLIALLVVAALGAGAWFALQGPITAIIERFQPAADYSGQGTGEVLFSIEDGDTGTSIAARLVEEDIVASEEAFLEAIAAQGEAPTFYPGVYRMAQQMSAKAALDALLDETNRMENTVRFREGAWARDVLAEASAMLDMPIEDLEAAAADPQALGLPAEATSVEGFLFPAVYTFDPGVTAQEVVQTMVDRALQEYDAAGVAPEDRLRVATIASLVEREGLPQDFGKVSRVIQNRLDQGMLLQFDSTVHYGLGDDSVVTTTDAEREDASNPFNTYVHAGLPPGPIGNPGAAAIQAALNPEPGEWLYFVTVNPDTGETIFTNTIEEHEAAAEQFYQWLEDHPDDGD, encoded by the coding sequence GTGACCCACCTTCCCCCCGACCCCGATGCGGCCGGCGATGGCATCGCCGCCGACTGGCAGGCGCTGCTCGCGGGAGGTGCGCCGCCGCAACGACCGGCGGCGCGGGGCCGCGCGTCGTCGGGCGGCGGGCAGACCGGCGGCAGGCAGGCCGACGGCATGCTCGGTGCTCCGCGCGCACCGCGTCCCGGCGGTGCGGGACCGAGCATCGGGTCAGCGCCGACGCCGCCCGGTGACGGGTCTGCGCCGCAGCGCCCCGCCGCGTCGACGCCGCCGCCCGCCGGCGCGCCCGGCGCGCCCGGCGCATCCGGTGCCGACCCCGGTGCGCCGAGCGGCCGACCGTTGACACGCCGCGAGGCCCGTGAAGCCGAGCGTCGGCGCGAGGCCGAGCTGCACGGCGCAGCACAGGAGGAACCGGCGGCCGAGCAGTGGCCGGCCGAGCCGGTGCCCGACGAGCAGTGGCCCGCTGAGCCCGTGCCCGACGAGAAGTGGCCCGCTGAGCCGGTGCAGGCCGAGCAGTGGCCCGCCGAGCCGGTGCCCGACGAGCAGTGGCCGGCCGACCCGGCCGAGCACTCGGGTGCGCCCGATGCCTGGGCGACCGAGGAGGCGGACCCGTTCGCCGCGGTCCTCGCCGCCGACACCGTCGTCCGACCGAATGCCGACCCCCGGGCCGAGTCCGGCTTCCCGTTCGCGGTGGAGCCGGCCGCGCCGACGACCGGCCGGCCGAGCCGTGCCGAGCGCCGCGAGATGGCCGCGGTCGACGAACTGCACGCGCTCCACGACGAGCCGAACACGCCGAAGCGACGCCGGCGCGGTGCATGGGGCTGCCTCATCGCGCTGCTGGTGGTGGCGGCGCTGGGTGCCGGTGCGTGGTTCGCCTTGCAGGGTCCGATCACGGCGATCATCGAGCGCTTCCAGCCCGCCGCCGACTACTCGGGGCAGGGCACGGGCGAGGTGCTGTTCTCGATCGAGGACGGAGACACCGGCACGTCGATCGCCGCCCGGCTCGTGGAGGAGGACATCGTGGCCTCGGAGGAGGCGTTCCTCGAGGCCATCGCAGCGCAGGGCGAGGCGCCGACCTTCTATCCGGGCGTCTATCGAATGGCGCAGCAGATGAGTGCGAAGGCGGCGCTGGACGCGCTGCTCGACGAAACCAACCGCATGGAGAACACGGTGCGGTTCCGCGAGGGCGCCTGGGCTCGGGACGTGCTGGCCGAGGCTTCCGCCATGCTCGACATGCCGATCGAGGACCTCGAGGCCGCGGCGGCCGATCCGCAGGCGCTCGGCCTCCCGGCCGAGGCGACCAGCGTCGAGGGGTTCCTCTTCCCGGCGGTCTACACGTTCGACCCCGGCGTCACCGCGCAGGAGGTCGTGCAGACCATGGTCGACCGCGCGCTCCAGGAGTACGACGCGGCCGGCGTCGCGCCCGAGGACCGGCTGCGCGTGGCCACCATCGCGTCGTTGGTCGAACGCGAGGGCCTGCCGCAGGACTTCGGCAAGGTGTCCCGCGTCATCCAGAACCGGCTCGACCAGGGCATGCTGCTGCAGTTCGACTCGACCGTGCACTACGGTCTCGGCGACGACTCGGTCGTCACGACCACCGACGCCGAGCGCGAGGACGCGTCGAACCCGTTCAACACGTATGTGCACGCCGGCCTGCCGCCGGGACCGATCGGCAACCCCGGTGCGGCTGCGATCCAGGCCGCGCTGAACCCCGAGCCGGGGGAGTGGCTCTACTTCGTCACTGTGAACCCCGACACGGGCGAGACGATCTTCACGAACACGATCGAAGAGCACGAGGCCGCGGCCGAGCAGTTCTACCAGTGGCTCGAGGACCACCCCGACGATGGGGACTGA
- the efp gene encoding elongation factor P, with product MASTADIKNGVVLSIDGQLWSVIEFQHVKPGKGGAFVRTKLKNVVTGKVVDRTYNAGAKVDIENVDRRDFTYLYNDGENFVFMDAVDYDQINVPAATVGDAANFMLENQAVTIALNNGNPLYVDLPASVVLEITYTEPGLQGDRSTGGTKPATVETGYEIQVPLFLETGTKVKVDTRTGDYLGRVND from the coding sequence ATGGCATCGACCGCAGACATCAAGAACGGCGTCGTCCTCAGCATCGACGGCCAGCTCTGGAGCGTCATCGAGTTCCAGCACGTCAAGCCCGGCAAGGGCGGCGCGTTCGTGCGCACCAAGCTGAAGAACGTCGTCACCGGCAAGGTGGTCGACCGCACGTACAACGCCGGTGCGAAGGTCGACATCGAGAACGTCGACCGTCGCGACTTCACCTACCTGTACAACGACGGCGAGAACTTCGTCTTCATGGACGCGGTCGACTACGACCAGATCAACGTGCCCGCCGCCACGGTCGGCGACGCCGCGAACTTCATGCTCGAGAACCAGGCCGTCACGATCGCCCTGAACAACGGCAACCCGCTCTACGTCGACCTGCCCGCGTCCGTCGTGCTCGAGATCACCTACACCGAGCCGGGCCTGCAGGGCGACCGCTCGACCGGCGGCACCAAGCCCGCCACGGTCGAGACCGGCTACGAGATCCAGGTGCCGCTGTTCCTCGAGACCGGCACGAAGGTCAAGGTCGACACCCGCACGGGCGACTACCTCGGCCGCGTGAACGACTAG
- the ruvX gene encoding Holliday junction resolvase RuvX, with translation MRQGVRLGIDVGRARIGVARSDAGAILAVPVETVARVAEGAADADADVRRILELADEYGAFELVVGNPLALSGRATASTDDAIAFAGRLARGSDLPVRLVDERLSTVSAQRDLRAAGRPAKRQRSVVDQAAAVIILQHAIDAERASGNAPGRLVPADEGPPPT, from the coding sequence ATGCGCCAGGGAGTGAGACTCGGCATCGACGTGGGGCGTGCGCGCATCGGCGTCGCCCGCAGCGATGCCGGCGCGATCCTCGCGGTGCCCGTCGAGACGGTGGCTCGGGTCGCCGAGGGGGCGGCGGATGCCGATGCCGACGTGCGTCGGATCCTCGAGCTCGCCGACGAGTACGGCGCGTTCGAGTTGGTGGTCGGCAACCCGCTCGCGCTCTCGGGTCGGGCGACCGCGTCGACCGATGACGCGATCGCCTTCGCGGGGCGACTGGCCCGGGGGTCCGATCTGCCGGTGCGGCTCGTCGACGAACGCTTGTCGACCGTGAGCGCGCAACGCGATCTGCGCGCGGCGGGGCGACCCGCCAAACGGCAGCGTTCCGTCGTCGATCAGGCCGCAGCCGTTATCATTTTGCAACATGCCATCGACGCGGAGCGTGCGTCGGGCAACGCACCGGGCCGGCTGGTCCCGGCCGACGAAGGGCCCCCACCCACGTGA
- the nusB gene encoding transcription antitermination factor NusB, which produces MSARTKARKRALDLLYSADMRRVPVEQLLAVEAERAVNEPERQASWLYAREIIDGIVDHHDEIDELITTHSRGWTLERMPAVDRALLRIGVWEIVWNDEVPDPVAISEAVEAATVLSTDDSAGFVNGLLAAVSHAKG; this is translated from the coding sequence GTGAGCGCTCGGACCAAGGCGCGCAAACGCGCACTCGACCTGCTGTACTCGGCCGACATGCGCCGGGTCCCGGTCGAACAGCTGCTCGCGGTCGAGGCCGAGCGTGCGGTGAACGAGCCCGAACGCCAGGCGTCCTGGCTGTACGCGCGCGAGATCATCGACGGCATCGTCGACCACCACGACGAGATCGACGAGCTGATCACCACGCACTCGCGCGGGTGGACGCTCGAGCGCATGCCCGCGGTCGACCGGGCCCTGCTGCGCATCGGCGTCTGGGAGATCGTCTGGAACGACGAGGTCCCCGATCCGGTCGCGATCTCCGAGGCCGTGGAGGCGGCCACGGTGCTCTCGACGGATGACTCGGCCGGCTTCGTGAACGGACTGCTCGCCGCCGTCTCGCACGCGAAGGGCTGA